The following proteins come from a genomic window of Corynebacterium falsenii:
- a CDS encoding multifunctional oxoglutarate decarboxylase/oxoglutarate dehydrogenase thiamine pyrophosphate-binding subunit/dihydrolipoyllysine-residue succinyltransferase subunit, with protein sequence MSSANFGQNEWLVDQMYQQYKADPESVDADWRKYFANNAPAESDSSGDIVSAAPEAPAPKKAAEARASKANSSATRGASTKGTSARGSQNAQNAENTKKENRVNPTPKRNAPPAPKAPVEAPEPGEHPIRGAAKAVVKNMDISLEIPTATSVRDMPAKLMFENRSMINETLKARGGGKISFTHIIGWALVKAVKAHPDMNNSYALVDNKPTLVTPEHINLGLAIDLVGKNGNRSLVVAAIKESETLSFDQFVDKYEDVVRRGREGKLTMDDFSGVTISLTNPGGIGTRLSVPRLTKGQGAIIGVGSMDYPAEFAGASEDRLGEMGIGKLVTITSTYDHRIIQGAESGEFLRTMSRLLINDEFWDEIFQAMRVPYAPVRWSQDLPNIGVDKSTRVMQLIESYRSRGHLIADINPLHWVQPGLPRPDHSDLNIETHGLTLWDFDRTFHVGGFAGRETMTLREVLKTLRKAYTLKVGSEYTHVMDSEERLWLQERIEGGQPKFTQAEQKYILQKLNSAEAFENFLQTKYVGQKRFSLEGAETLIPMMDAAIDRAAGAGLDEVVIGMAHRGRLNVLANVVGKPYSKIFTEFEGNPDPGAAGGSGDVKYHLGQKGHYHQMFGDGEIDITLAANPSHLEAVNPVMEGIARAKDDLLGGHHTVMPLLLHGDAAFAGLGVVQETINMSKLNAYSVGGTVHIVVNNQIGFTTTPDAGRSTYYATDLAKGFDCPVFHVNGDDPEAVVWVAQLAVDYRNRFGKDVFIDLFTYRRRGHNEADDPSMTQPLMYKIITDLPTSRDQYTEALIGRGDLSEEDAEKVKRDFHDQLEAVFNEVREAEKGAKPKEQSGITSSQELPHGLDTSVNRELVEKIGDLFFDVPDYFTPHPRVAPVIKRRHEMSRKGHIDWGFAELLAFGSLVEGGKLVRLAGEDSLRGTFTQRHAVLFDHEDHDIYNPLQVLAEEAGKGGRFDAYNTPLTEFAGIGFEYGYSVGNQDALVAWEAQFGDFANGGQTIIDEYISSGEAKWGQISSLVLLLPHGYEGQGPDHSSARIERFLMMSAEGTWTIAQPSTPANYFHLLRRHALGSLKRPLIVFTPKSMLRNKAAVSSVEDFTEVKKFQSVIDDPNQSGKNEDIKYVLMCSGKIYWDLEKKRQADKRDDVAIVRVEMLHPIPHNRIKDALDNYPNAEVRWVQDEPANQGPWPFLALQLPEVIPGLKLKRVSRRAQSSTATGVAKVHQLEQKQLLEEAFEK encoded by the coding sequence GTGAGCAGCGCGAATTTCGGTCAAAACGAATGGCTGGTCGACCAGATGTACCAGCAGTATAAGGCAGACCCCGAGTCTGTGGACGCAGACTGGCGTAAGTACTTTGCTAACAACGCACCCGCTGAAAGCGATTCGTCCGGCGATATCGTTTCCGCAGCTCCTGAGGCTCCGGCACCTAAGAAGGCAGCCGAAGCACGGGCATCGAAGGCAAACTCCAGCGCAACCCGGGGTGCCAGCACCAAGGGCACCAGCGCTCGTGGTTCCCAGAATGCCCAGAATGCTGAGAACACCAAGAAGGAGAATCGGGTGAACCCCACACCGAAGCGCAACGCCCCGCCCGCACCCAAGGCACCCGTCGAGGCTCCCGAACCTGGCGAACACCCCATTCGTGGTGCCGCCAAGGCCGTCGTGAAGAACATGGACATCTCGCTGGAGATCCCCACCGCGACCTCCGTGCGCGACATGCCCGCCAAGCTGATGTTCGAGAACCGCTCGATGATCAACGAGACCCTCAAGGCTCGCGGCGGTGGCAAGATTAGCTTCACCCACATCATCGGTTGGGCACTGGTGAAGGCCGTCAAGGCCCACCCGGATATGAACAACTCCTACGCCTTGGTGGACAACAAGCCCACCCTGGTGACCCCGGAGCACATCAACCTGGGCCTGGCCATCGACCTGGTCGGCAAGAACGGCAACCGCTCCCTCGTGGTTGCCGCCATTAAGGAATCCGAGACCCTTAGCTTCGACCAGTTCGTGGACAAGTACGAGGACGTCGTCCGCCGTGGCCGCGAGGGCAAGCTCACGATGGACGATTTCTCCGGCGTGACGATCTCGCTGACTAACCCCGGTGGCATCGGCACCCGTCTCTCAGTCCCTCGCCTGACTAAGGGCCAGGGCGCGATTATTGGCGTCGGATCTATGGATTACCCGGCAGAGTTCGCCGGTGCATCCGAGGATCGCCTGGGCGAAATGGGCATCGGCAAGCTGGTGACCATCACCTCGACCTACGATCACCGCATCATCCAGGGCGCAGAGTCCGGCGAGTTCCTGCGCACGATGAGCCGCCTGCTCATCAACGACGAGTTCTGGGATGAGATCTTCCAGGCCATGCGCGTGCCCTACGCACCCGTGCGTTGGTCGCAGGATCTGCCGAACATCGGCGTGGACAAGTCCACCCGCGTTATGCAGCTCATCGAGTCCTACCGCTCCCGCGGTCACCTCATCGCGGACATCAACCCGCTGCACTGGGTTCAGCCTGGTCTGCCCCGCCCGGATCACTCTGACCTCAACATCGAGACCCACGGCCTGACCCTGTGGGACTTCGACCGCACCTTCCACGTTGGCGGTTTCGCAGGACGCGAAACCATGACCCTGCGCGAGGTCCTCAAGACTCTGCGCAAGGCCTACACCCTCAAGGTCGGTTCGGAATACACCCACGTGATGGACTCCGAGGAGCGTCTGTGGCTCCAGGAGCGCATCGAGGGTGGCCAGCCGAAATTCACCCAGGCCGAGCAGAAGTACATCTTGCAGAAGCTCAACTCCGCCGAGGCGTTCGAGAACTTCCTGCAGACCAAGTACGTGGGCCAGAAGCGCTTCTCCCTGGAGGGTGCTGAGACCCTCATCCCGATGATGGATGCCGCCATCGACCGCGCCGCCGGCGCAGGCCTCGACGAGGTCGTCATCGGTATGGCTCACCGTGGCCGCCTCAACGTTCTGGCGAACGTTGTGGGCAAGCCCTACTCCAAGATCTTCACCGAGTTCGAGGGCAACCCCGACCCGGGCGCCGCTGGTGGTTCCGGCGACGTGAAGTACCACTTGGGCCAGAAGGGCCACTACCACCAGATGTTCGGCGACGGCGAAATCGACATCACCCTGGCTGCCAACCCCTCCCACCTAGAGGCTGTCAACCCGGTGATGGAAGGTATCGCCCGCGCCAAGGACGATCTGCTGGGTGGCCACCACACCGTCATGCCGCTGCTGCTGCACGGCGATGCGGCGTTCGCCGGCCTGGGTGTGGTTCAGGAAACCATCAACATGAGCAAGCTGAACGCCTACTCCGTGGGCGGCACTGTTCACATCGTGGTCAACAACCAGATCGGCTTCACCACTACGCCGGATGCCGGCCGTTCCACCTACTACGCCACCGACCTCGCCAAGGGCTTTGACTGCCCCGTGTTCCACGTCAACGGCGACGACCCGGAGGCCGTGGTGTGGGTTGCTCAGCTGGCTGTGGACTACCGCAACCGCTTCGGCAAGGACGTGTTCATCGACCTTTTCACCTACCGCCGCCGCGGTCACAACGAGGCCGACGATCCGTCGATGACCCAGCCGCTGATGTACAAGATCATCACCGACCTGCCCACCTCTCGTGACCAGTACACCGAGGCTCTCATCGGCCGCGGTGACCTGTCCGAAGAGGACGCTGAGAAGGTCAAGCGTGACTTCCACGATCAGCTGGAGGCTGTGTTTAACGAAGTGCGCGAGGCGGAAAAGGGTGCCAAGCCCAAGGAGCAGAGCGGCATCACCAGCTCCCAGGAGCTGCCGCACGGTCTGGACACCTCGGTCAACCGCGAGCTAGTCGAGAAGATCGGCGATCTGTTCTTCGACGTGCCGGATTACTTCACCCCGCACCCGCGTGTGGCTCCGGTGATCAAGCGCCGCCACGAGATGTCCCGCAAGGGTCACATCGACTGGGGCTTTGCCGAGCTGCTGGCCTTCGGCTCCCTCGTCGAGGGCGGCAAGCTGGTGCGCCTGGCCGGTGAGGATTCCCTGCGCGGTACCTTCACCCAGCGCCACGCCGTGCTCTTCGATCACGAGGATCACGACATCTACAACCCGCTGCAGGTGCTTGCTGAGGAGGCCGGCAAGGGTGGCCGCTTCGATGCCTACAACACCCCGCTGACCGAGTTCGCAGGCATTGGCTTCGAGTACGGCTACTCCGTGGGTAACCAGGATGCTCTCGTTGCTTGGGAGGCACAATTCGGCGACTTCGCCAACGGCGGCCAGACGATCATCGACGAGTACATCTCCTCCGGTGAGGCCAAGTGGGGCCAGATCTCCAGCCTCGTGCTGCTGCTCCCGCACGGCTACGAAGGCCAGGGCCCGGACCACTCCTCGGCCCGCATCGAGCGCTTCCTCATGATGTCCGCCGAGGGCACCTGGACGATCGCTCAGCCTTCCACCCCGGCAAACTACTTCCACCTGCTGCGCCGCCACGCACTGGGTAGCCTCAAGCGCCCGCTGATCGTCTTCACCCCGAAGTCGATGCTGCGCAACAAGGCTGCGGTCTCCTCCGTGGAAGACTTCACCGAGGTGAAGAAGTTCCAGTCCGTCATTGACGATCCGAACCAGTCCGGCAAGAACGAGGACATCAAGTACGTCCTCATGTGCTCCGGCAAGATCTACTGGGATCTGGAGAAGAAGCGTCAGGCTGACAAGCGCGATGATGTTGCCATCGTCCGCGTGGAGATGCTGCACCCCATCCCCCACAACCGCATCAAGGATGCCCTGGATAACTACCCGAACGCTGAGGTGCGTTGGGTTCAGGACGAGCCCGCCAACCAGGGCCCCTGGCCCTTCCTGGCACTGCAGCTGCCTGAGGTTATCCCCGGCCTGAAGCTGAAGCGCGTCTCCCGCCGCGCCCAGTCCTCCACGGCAACGGGTGTTGCGAAGGTGCACCAGCTCGAGCAGAAGCAGCTGCTCGAGGAAGCATTCGAGAAGTAA
- a CDS encoding magnesium transporter MgtE N-terminal domain-containing protein yields the protein MTNNRVYAGRLAGLVMLGPDGETVGRVRDVVVTINGDKATALGLVVEISNKRKIFLPMLRIANITSTEVTTVSSSVNLRPFKSRSGELSVMDDLVGAKVHTDDPKHPELHGKAVEIIDVELSRGRTREWGIRNVAVAQRGRLGRRTNMVVLPLEHIQGLHASGTGAVDQNAELIASFKTMRSADVANALSDMSDEKRNEIAAELDDSLLADVLAEMPDDDQAEVLSHLNIERAADVLEEMDPDDAADVLSELPDNQSDVLLELMDPEESEPVRRLMSFSPDTVGGLMTPEPIILTPQATVAEALAHCRNPELPTSLASMIFVVRPPQATPTGKYLGCVHLQKLLREPPSSLVGGILDLELPALFAEDTHETAARYFATYNLVCGPVLDADDHLLGAVSVDDLIDHLLPEDWREEDWRRDEPVPASATSTATATDATTVKNLKG from the coding sequence ATGACGAATAACCGTGTGTATGCAGGCCGACTAGCAGGGCTGGTGATGCTAGGACCTGACGGCGAAACCGTGGGACGCGTGCGCGATGTCGTGGTCACCATCAACGGCGACAAGGCCACTGCCCTGGGCCTTGTGGTGGAGATCTCCAACAAACGCAAGATCTTCCTGCCCATGCTCCGCATCGCGAACATCACCTCCACGGAGGTGACCACCGTGTCCAGCTCGGTCAACCTCCGCCCGTTTAAGTCCCGCTCCGGCGAGCTCAGCGTGATGGATGACCTCGTGGGCGCGAAGGTGCACACGGACGATCCCAAACACCCCGAGCTGCACGGCAAGGCCGTGGAAATCATCGACGTGGAGCTCAGCCGTGGACGCACGCGCGAATGGGGCATCCGCAACGTCGCCGTGGCACAGCGTGGCCGCCTAGGCCGCCGAACAAACATGGTGGTGCTGCCGCTGGAGCACATCCAGGGCCTTCACGCCTCCGGCACGGGCGCCGTGGACCAAAACGCCGAGCTCATCGCCAGCTTCAAAACGATGCGCAGCGCCGACGTGGCCAATGCCCTGAGCGACATGAGCGACGAGAAGCGCAACGAAATCGCCGCAGAGCTGGACGATAGCCTGCTGGCCGACGTGCTCGCCGAGATGCCGGACGACGACCAGGCGGAGGTCCTGAGCCACCTCAACATCGAGCGCGCCGCAGACGTGCTCGAGGAGATGGACCCCGATGACGCCGCGGACGTGCTCTCCGAGCTGCCGGATAACCAGTCCGACGTGCTGCTGGAGCTCATGGACCCCGAGGAATCCGAGCCGGTTCGCCGCCTGATGTCTTTCTCGCCCGACACCGTGGGTGGTCTGATGACCCCGGAACCTATTATTTTGACGCCACAAGCCACAGTGGCTGAGGCGTTGGCCCATTGCCGTAACCCGGAGCTGCCGACCAGTTTGGCGTCCATGATCTTCGTGGTCCGGCCGCCCCAAGCCACCCCCACGGGTAAGTACCTGGGGTGCGTACACCTTCAAAAACTGCTGCGCGAGCCCCCATCATCGCTGGTCGGCGGCATCCTCGATTTGGAGCTTCCGGCGCTGTTCGCCGAGGACACCCACGAGACCGCCGCGCGGTACTTCGCCACGTACAACCTCGTGTGCGGCCCCGTGCTCGATGCCGATGACCACCTGCTGGGCGCGGTGAGCGTGGATGACCTCATCGACCACCTGCTGCCGGAGGACTGGCGCGAGGAGGACTGGCGCCGCGACGAGCCGGTACCTGCCAGTGCAACGAGCACAGCCACAGCAACCGACGCGACCACAGTGAAGAACCTGAAGGGGTAG
- a CDS encoding DUF1003 domain-containing protein — MPMSYKRTALDTPTDATRRKKRVNLDGDSVGRVAESIARFLGTGKYLFYQTIIVIAWILLNVGGFWWNWDPYPFILLNLAFSTQAAYAAPLILLAQNRQDDRDRISLEEDRRRAAETKADTEFLARELASVRVAVGETVTRDYLRHELEDLSDLLQRIEDKLDDQRRDEEAQLEEDEAAADKAAADSDSRTNV, encoded by the coding sequence ATGCCAATGAGCTACAAGCGCACCGCGTTGGACACCCCAACCGATGCCACTCGCCGCAAGAAGCGCGTCAACCTCGACGGCGACAGCGTGGGGCGCGTTGCCGAAAGCATCGCCCGCTTCCTCGGCACAGGAAAGTACCTGTTCTATCAGACGATCATCGTGATCGCGTGGATCCTGCTCAACGTCGGTGGTTTCTGGTGGAACTGGGATCCGTACCCGTTCATCCTGCTCAACCTCGCGTTCTCCACGCAGGCCGCCTACGCCGCGCCTCTGATTCTGTTGGCACAGAATCGCCAGGATGACCGCGACCGGATCTCGCTGGAGGAGGATCGCCGCCGCGCCGCCGAGACGAAAGCGGACACGGAGTTCCTCGCCCGCGAACTCGCCAGCGTGCGCGTTGCCGTAGGTGAGACGGTCACCCGCGATTACCTGCGCCACGAGCTGGAGGATCTGAGCGATCTGCTGCAGCGCATTGAGGACAAGCTGGACGATCAGCGCCGCGATGAGGAAGCACAGCTGGAAGAGGACGAAGCCGCGGCAGACAAGGCTGCGGCAGACTCCGACTCTCGGACCAACGTGTAG
- a CDS encoding Mrp/NBP35 family ATP-binding protein: MSQVSESAVRSALSRVEDPELNRSITDLGMVKSIEIDGGNVAVEIYLTIAGCPMKNHLTEKTREAAESVAGVETVTVTTDVMSDEQRREIRQKVRGDSADPVIPFAQPDSTTRVFAVASGKGGVGKSSVTVNLAISLAKRGLKVGIVDADIYGHSIPGLMGSTDKPHQVDEMIMPLISHGVKLISIGHFLGDNSPVVWRGPMLHRAIQQFLGDVFWGDVDILLLDLPPGTGDVAISVAQLVPNAELLIVTTPQAAAAEVAERAGSIAQQTRQRIGGVIENMSWMEMPDGTRMEVFGSGGGQFVADRLSKISGAKVPLLGQIPLDPNLRIGGDLGNPIALSEPNSAAAIAFGGIADHLALRRSSLAGKSLNLGVTRK; encoded by the coding sequence ATGTCCCAAGTTTCTGAATCCGCTGTTCGCAGCGCGCTATCCCGCGTAGAGGATCCCGAGCTCAACCGATCCATCACAGATCTCGGCATGGTGAAATCCATCGAGATCGACGGTGGCAACGTGGCGGTAGAAATCTACCTCACTATCGCCGGTTGCCCGATGAAGAATCACTTGACGGAGAAGACTCGCGAGGCCGCGGAATCCGTCGCCGGCGTGGAGACCGTTACCGTCACCACCGACGTGATGAGCGACGAGCAGCGCCGCGAGATCCGCCAGAAGGTTCGCGGCGATTCCGCCGACCCCGTTATCCCCTTCGCCCAGCCTGATTCCACCACGCGCGTGTTCGCGGTGGCGTCCGGCAAGGGCGGCGTGGGCAAGTCCTCCGTGACCGTCAACCTGGCGATTTCCCTGGCCAAGCGCGGCCTCAAGGTCGGCATCGTGGATGCCGACATCTACGGCCACTCCATCCCCGGCCTCATGGGCTCCACGGACAAGCCCCACCAGGTCGACGAGATGATCATGCCACTCATCAGCCACGGCGTGAAGCTCATCTCCATCGGCCACTTCCTGGGTGACAACTCCCCCGTCGTGTGGCGCGGCCCCATGCTGCACCGCGCGATCCAGCAGTTCCTCGGGGACGTCTTCTGGGGCGACGTCGACATCCTCCTGCTGGACCTTCCCCCGGGCACCGGTGACGTGGCCATCTCGGTGGCACAGTTGGTCCCCAACGCTGAACTTCTCATTGTCACGACGCCCCAAGCCGCAGCAGCCGAGGTGGCGGAGCGGGCAGGCTCCATTGCGCAGCAGACCCGTCAGCGCATCGGTGGTGTCATCGAGAACATGAGCTGGATGGAGATGCCGGACGGCACCCGCATGGAGGTCTTCGGCAGCGGTGGCGGCCAGTTCGTCGCGGATCGTCTGAGCAAGATCAGTGGTGCGAAGGTGCCGCTGCTGGGGCAGATCCCCCTCGATCCCAACCTGCGCATCGGCGGAGACCTGGGCAACCCCATTGCCCTGTCGGAGCCGAACTCCGCGGCAGCGATCGCTTTCGGCGGAATCGCGGATCACCTGGCTTTGCGCCGCAGCTCCTTGGCGGGCAAGAGCCTGAACTTGGGCGTGACCCGGAAGTAA
- the tatB gene encoding Sec-independent protein translocase protein TatB, with protein sequence MFSNVGWGEILVLLIVGLLLIGPERLPGLIKEVRAVLLAARNAVTQAREQLDGELGEDFKEFSKPLRELNNVRQMGARGFITKTLLDGDDSFLTPFTETRDDLKATVDSVRRPQDALKARASSESKALPSSTDNAASAAGSASTAEGEGVEVAQQADMGESRIQDELPVETAAQELTEGGAAAQEPAKSASGNDSSPTMAQGLGQDLSEKKNQSGPTLSWDDVL encoded by the coding sequence GTGTTTTCGAATGTTGGTTGGGGAGAAATCCTCGTACTTCTCATCGTCGGTCTGCTGTTGATCGGACCGGAGCGTCTGCCGGGCCTCATCAAGGAGGTTCGCGCGGTGCTACTCGCGGCCCGCAACGCCGTGACCCAGGCGCGTGAGCAGCTCGATGGGGAGTTGGGCGAGGACTTCAAGGAGTTCTCTAAGCCCCTGCGCGAGCTCAACAACGTCCGCCAGATGGGTGCCAGGGGATTCATCACCAAGACCCTCCTCGACGGCGACGATTCCTTCCTCACCCCGTTCACCGAGACCAGGGATGATCTGAAAGCCACGGTCGATTCAGTTCGACGCCCTCAGGATGCCCTCAAGGCAAGGGCGTCGTCGGAGTCGAAGGCGCTGCCGAGCTCCACGGATAACGCCGCGAGCGCCGCAGGGAGCGCCAGCACCGCCGAAGGCGAGGGCGTGGAAGTAGCCCAGCAGGCGGATATGGGCGAATCCCGCATTCAGGACGAACTGCCGGTGGAAACGGCTGCTCAAGAGCTCACAGAGGGTGGCGCGGCCGCGCAGGAGCCAGCCAAGAGCGCGAGCGGTAACGATTCCAGCCCCACCATGGCACAGGGTCTCGGTCAAGATCTCAGTGAGAAAAAGAACCAGTCCGGCCCCACATTGAGCTGGGACGACGTTCTGTAG
- a CDS encoding anti-sigma factor produces MSAVPSMPSTPSGSPNGPQRDDQHVEQQSQQHPQQHSEQPSEGMSIDHLSPEAIAALVDGELGRRAEHRAKIHLVHCKYCRDEVNAQRQAAHRLRGLATDVHASGTLIERLRRIPDQAVADSPRDKFGPDGCRRPESISDAVDLMIRKLGRRPGSKP; encoded by the coding sequence GTGTCAGCAGTGCCATCCATGCCCTCGACGCCTTCGGGTTCGCCGAACGGCCCCCAGCGCGATGATCAGCATGTTGAGCAGCAGTCTCAGCAGCACCCTCAGCAGCACTCCGAGCAGCCCAGCGAAGGCATGTCGATCGACCATCTGTCCCCGGAGGCCATCGCCGCGCTTGTCGATGGCGAGCTGGGCCGGCGTGCCGAGCACCGAGCCAAGATCCACCTCGTTCACTGCAAGTACTGCCGGGACGAGGTCAATGCTCAGCGCCAAGCCGCGCACCGACTCCGTGGCTTGGCCACCGACGTTCATGCCTCCGGCACACTCATCGAGCGGCTGCGCAGGATTCCGGATCAAGCCGTGGCTGATTCCCCGCGCGACAAGTTTGGCCCAGATGGATGCCGCCGACCGGAGTCCATCTCAGATGCTGTGGACCTGATGATCCGCAAGCTCGGGCGGCGCCCGGGAAGCAAACCATAG
- the sigE gene encoding RNA polymerase sigma factor SigE produces the protein MTADQTTVRTSTADFDAGMGEMPSWAELVAEHADSVYRLAYRLSGNPQDAEDLTQDTFMRVFRSLKNYQPGTFEGWLHRITTNLFLDMVRHRSTIRMEQLPEDYNRIEGSIANPEDMFDMNNLDPALEQALDTLTPEFRVAVVLCDGLGMSYDEIAQTLGLKMGTVRSRIHRARTQLRGNLERHDGELTFVGQTVGN, from the coding sequence ATGACCGCGGATCAGACCACAGTTCGGACCAGCACCGCCGATTTTGATGCCGGAATGGGTGAGATGCCAAGTTGGGCCGAGCTCGTCGCGGAACACGCCGACAGCGTTTACCGCTTGGCCTACCGCCTTTCTGGAAATCCGCAGGACGCCGAAGATCTCACGCAGGACACGTTCATGCGCGTCTTCCGCAGCCTCAAGAATTACCAACCCGGAACGTTCGAGGGTTGGCTGCACCGCATTACCACCAACCTGTTTCTGGACATGGTCCGCCACCGCTCCACCATTCGGATGGAGCAGCTGCCGGAGGACTACAACCGCATCGAGGGGTCCATCGCCAACCCGGAGGACATGTTCGACATGAACAACCTCGACCCGGCGTTGGAACAAGCCCTGGACACGCTCACGCCGGAATTCCGCGTGGCCGTGGTGCTCTGTGACGGCCTGGGCATGAGCTACGACGAGATCGCACAGACCCTGGGTCTGAAGATGGGCACCGTGCGATCCAGGATCCACCGAGCCCGCACGCAATTGAGGGGTAACCTGGAGAGGCACGACGGCGAATTGACGTTCGTCGGCCAGACCGTCGGGAACTAA
- a CDS encoding O-methyltransferase, with protein sequence MRDLWFVIVNAASESPFEAIRAFVSATADTNDVIESAEEAAREFGLLTPDAMTSEFLRFLAAQAAGEAASSGHTPTGIIMSPACGVLGLHVFEGINAASQTGHLTCIEPEVQHQQLAKKAFADAGQRPNTFRFLPSSPLDVIGRLAAESYDLAVAECAVEEIQPLVEQTLPALRVGGVLIVLDTLLDGLVADDERTDRQTNQARQADEAIRFLESARVARLPLGAGATIITKVG encoded by the coding sequence ATGCGTGACCTATGGTTTGTCATTGTGAACGCTGCATCAGAATCCCCGTTTGAGGCCATCCGCGCTTTCGTGAGCGCAACCGCCGACACCAATGATGTGATCGAGTCGGCCGAGGAAGCCGCCCGCGAGTTCGGGCTGCTCACGCCGGACGCCATGACGAGCGAATTCCTGCGCTTCCTTGCCGCCCAGGCAGCGGGCGAGGCAGCCAGCTCCGGCCACACCCCCACGGGCATCATCATGAGCCCGGCGTGCGGTGTACTTGGCCTGCACGTGTTCGAGGGCATCAACGCCGCGTCACAGACCGGCCACCTCACGTGCATTGAGCCGGAGGTGCAGCATCAGCAGCTCGCCAAGAAGGCCTTTGCCGATGCCGGGCAGCGCCCCAATACGTTCCGCTTCCTGCCGAGCTCCCCCCTCGATGTCATCGGTCGCCTCGCTGCGGAAAGCTACGACCTTGCTGTGGCCGAATGCGCCGTGGAGGAGATCCAGCCCCTCGTGGAGCAGACGCTACCCGCGCTACGCGTCGGTGGCGTGCTCATTGTGCTGGATACTCTTCTGGATGGCCTCGTGGCCGACGATGAGCGTACGGATCGGCAGACGAACCAGGCCCGTCAGGCGGACGAGGCCATTCGCTTCCTCGAGTCCGCACGCGTAGCGCGCCTGCCCTTGGGAGCGGGCGCGACGATCATCACGAAGGTCGGCTAG
- the glgC gene encoding glucose-1-phosphate adenylyltransferase, which yields MKSTSNVLSIVLAGGEGKRLYPFTADRAKPAVPFGGNYRLIDFVLSNLVNAGYYKICVLTQYKSHSLDRHISQSWQLSGLAGQYITPVPAQQRLGKRWFTGSADAILQSLNLVYDEDPEYIIVFGADHVYRMDPEQMVQQHIESGAGVTVAGLRVARSEATAFGVIQANEDGVIEEFLEKPADPPSVPDDPETSFASMGNYVFTAQTLIDALKADAEEEDSNHDMGGDIIPRLVKTGQAHVYDFSSNYVPGETERDKGYWRDVGTVDAFYEAHMDLISVHPVFNLYNQKWPIHTAETGNLPPAKFVKGGIAQSSMVSAGCIISAGTVRNSVLSENVIVEEGATVDGCVIMPGVRIGKDAVVRHAIIDKNVKISDGTIVGVDRNSDQERFTISAGGVVCIGKNEVV from the coding sequence GTGAAGAGCACATCGAATGTCCTGTCCATTGTGCTGGCTGGCGGTGAGGGCAAGCGCCTGTACCCGTTTACCGCTGACCGCGCCAAGCCAGCGGTTCCCTTCGGCGGCAACTACCGCCTCATCGACTTTGTGTTGTCCAACTTGGTGAACGCCGGATACTACAAGATCTGCGTGCTCACCCAGTACAAGAGCCACTCGCTGGACCGCCACATCTCCCAGTCGTGGCAGCTCTCCGGCCTGGCCGGGCAATACATTACCCCTGTCCCGGCTCAGCAGCGCCTCGGCAAGCGGTGGTTCACCGGCTCCGCCGATGCCATCCTGCAATCCCTCAACCTTGTGTACGACGAAGACCCCGAGTACATCATCGTGTTCGGTGCCGATCACGTGTACCGCATGGATCCGGAGCAGATGGTGCAGCAGCACATCGAATCCGGTGCTGGCGTGACCGTGGCTGGCCTGCGCGTGGCCCGCAGTGAAGCCACCGCCTTCGGCGTGATCCAGGCCAACGAGGACGGCGTGATCGAGGAGTTCCTCGAAAAGCCCGCCGATCCGCCGAGCGTGCCCGATGATCCGGAGACATCCTTTGCCTCCATGGGCAACTACGTGTTCACCGCGCAGACTCTTATCGACGCGTTGAAGGCCGACGCCGAGGAAGAAGACTCCAACCACGACATGGGCGGAGACATCATCCCGCGGCTCGTCAAGACGGGCCAGGCGCACGTCTACGACTTCTCCTCGAACTACGTTCCCGGCGAGACTGAGCGAGACAAGGGCTACTGGCGAGACGTCGGTACGGTGGACGCCTTCTACGAGGCCCACATGGATCTCATCAGCGTGCACCCCGTGTTCAACCTCTACAACCAGAAGTGGCCCATCCACACCGCGGAGACGGGCAACCTGCCCCCGGCGAAGTTCGTCAAGGGCGGCATCGCTCAGTCCTCCATGGTCTCCGCCGGGTGCATCATCTCCGCGGGCACCGTGCGAAACTCCGTGCTGAGTGAAAACGTCATCGTGGAGGAAGGTGCGACCGTGGACGGCTGCGTCATCATGCCGGGCGTGCGCATCGGTAAGGACGCGGTGGTACGCCACGCGATCATCGACAAGAACGTGAAGATCTCGGATGGCACCATTGTGGGCGTGGACCGCAACAGCGATCAGGAACGCTTCACTATTTCTGCCGGCGGCGTGGTCTGCATCGGCAAGAACGAGGTCGTCTAG